A stretch of the Trueperaceae bacterium genome encodes the following:
- a CDS encoding exopolyphosphatase — translation MTSNEQSNVESNYHEKLTEIANFLLGWQGPIVLATHVDPDGDAVGSTLTLNRALKIMGKSTIVSLVVPNFLEFLPQPNELVPQIDFSLAESLLITLDAATASRVAGVTMESAKMTINIDHHGTNELFGDYSLIDPNKAATALIIKDLVEHLGVSWNQDLSIPCLTGILTDTGFLTFANTSPDALQAVAALLSTGLNYAELTDRLQWRPKEYYVLLAQVMSTVDFALDDRVILARVTDQMRSGPGGALLDSEDFIGLIRYAEGTSIAVLLKERGTTTKVSIRTRHGVSAQKICLGLGGGGHIVAAGATVDAGIDATQDLVLQAIAEELEEAPPNNKQ, via the coding sequence ATGACATCAAATGAACAAAGTAACGTTGAGTCCAATTACCATGAGAAACTTACTGAAATCGCTAATTTCCTTTTAGGCTGGCAAGGCCCTATTGTCCTTGCGACTCATGTAGACCCTGATGGCGACGCGGTCGGAAGTACCTTAACGCTCAACCGTGCCCTAAAGATTATGGGCAAATCGACAATAGTTAGCCTTGTAGTACCAAACTTTCTGGAATTTCTGCCCCAACCGAATGAATTGGTCCCCCAAATAGATTTCTCACTAGCCGAATCTCTACTTATTACACTTGATGCTGCAACAGCGTCACGAGTAGCCGGCGTAACTATGGAATCAGCCAAAATGACCATCAACATTGATCATCACGGAACCAACGAATTATTCGGCGACTATTCCTTAATAGACCCTAACAAAGCCGCTACCGCTTTAATAATCAAAGACTTGGTTGAACACCTTGGGGTGTCCTGGAACCAAGATCTGTCAATACCATGCCTCACCGGTATTCTTACTGATACTGGCTTCCTTACTTTTGCTAATACCTCCCCAGATGCCTTACAAGCCGTAGCTGCACTTCTCTCGACGGGACTGAACTATGCTGAACTTACCGATAGACTGCAATGGCGCCCCAAGGAATACTATGTTCTCCTCGCACAAGTCATGTCCACAGTGGATTTCGCTTTGGATGACAGAGTGATTCTCGCCCGCGTTACAGATCAAATGCGGAGTGGCCCAGGCGGAGCTTTACTAGATTCAGAAGATTTTATTGGGCTAATCCGTTACGCAGAGGGTACTTCGATTGCAGTGCTCCTAAAAGAGCGGGGAACCACCACAAAAGTAAGTATCCGTACGCGTCACGGTGTTTCAGCTCAGAAAATATGCTTAGGCCTTGGTGGCGGTGGCCATATCGTAGCAGCAGGGGCCACTGTAGACGCTGGCATTGACGCAACTCAGGATCTTGTATTACAGGCAATAGCAGAAGAACTAGAAGAAGCACCACCAAACAACAAGCAATGA
- the ispH gene encoding 4-hydroxy-3-methylbut-2-enyl diphosphate reductase: MIERIYLARPRGFCAGVVMAIKAVENAAEENDLSGAGDISVYHAIVHNDTVVGRLERDHALHFVEDLEELQGIRNRLEDQGNRLDSTVVFSAHGVSPSVREKASQLGLTTIDATCPLVTKVHSEAKKYARLGYQILLIGDSSHHQEVIGTLGEAPEATTMVSVLGNRKYDPDLADPYTVEVPDPNRVAVLTQTTLSVDDTLRTVEVLRRRFPKLVVPPRDDLCFATKNRQDAVKAIAPNVDLFLVVTSDYSSNGMRLFELAESLTNRAYRVEGPEGLKESWFRDSRSVGITSAASTPEDLVQSIVTWFRDLNPDLGLIEEGDWEDIAFRHPVRVPPS; this comes from the coding sequence ATGATCGAGCGTATTTATTTGGCTAGGCCTCGTGGGTTTTGTGCCGGCGTGGTAATGGCTATCAAGGCCGTAGAAAACGCTGCTGAAGAGAATGATCTTAGCGGGGCAGGTGATATATCTGTGTATCACGCTATCGTTCATAACGATACCGTCGTCGGTCGGTTAGAGCGTGACCATGCACTTCATTTTGTAGAAGATCTGGAAGAGCTACAAGGGATTCGGAACAGGCTTGAGGATCAAGGTAATCGACTGGATTCCACTGTAGTTTTTAGTGCGCATGGCGTTAGTCCATCCGTTAGGGAGAAGGCCAGCCAATTAGGGCTTACTACGATTGATGCAACCTGCCCGTTGGTTACGAAGGTTCATAGCGAGGCCAAAAAATACGCCCGTTTGGGATATCAGATCCTTTTGATAGGTGACTCTTCGCATCATCAGGAGGTTATAGGCACGCTTGGGGAAGCACCTGAAGCAACCACTATGGTTAGTGTCTTAGGGAACCGCAAGTACGATCCTGACCTTGCAGATCCCTACACTGTTGAGGTGCCAGATCCAAACCGGGTAGCTGTATTGACTCAAACTACCTTATCGGTTGATGATACGCTCCGAACAGTAGAAGTTCTTCGCCGTCGATTCCCAAAATTGGTTGTACCGCCCAGAGACGATCTTTGTTTTGCCACCAAAAATCGTCAGGATGCCGTTAAGGCTATTGCGCCTAATGTGGATCTCTTCCTTGTAGTCACGAGTGATTATAGTTCAAACGGGATGCGGCTATTTGAGTTGGCTGAAAGCCTAACAAATAGGGCTTATCGGGTAGAAGGCCCTGAAGGACTTAAGGAGAGTTGGTTCAGAGATTCGAGGAGCGTAGGAATCACTTCGGCTGCTTCTACGCCGGAAGATCTAGTGCAAAGTATTGTTACCTGGTTTAGAGACCTAAATCCGGATCTTGGCCTTATTGAAGAGGGAGATTGGGAGGATATCGCCTTTAGGCACCCAGTTAGAGTCCCTCCATCGTGA